The proteins below are encoded in one region of Mya arenaria isolate MELC-2E11 chromosome 15, ASM2691426v1:
- the LOC128220605 gene encoding uncharacterized protein LOC128220605 isoform X2, giving the protein MSHATLSDVSDGELEEGELTVVDEIDENGEYRKHVEIDNDNYGTHDYCSDDKNDFLLNFDRNDNVAHVPTYSDKAFHRKRRLNVDQHYLKKTKKPKPTNTPLRLKNGKTLKTKVQYGGIHRPYSEYRKHRKSPAQTHPYKGTKNDANMDWEREIMHESTENNSDTSYYEGNNINQTNERMIKHSMETQANNVGSFPTYNRPEMHENNTSPNREEIPLSIEKIEHSSEEFKCILGEKIMKIVMQSDREAVKIRRIFQRFAEQNKPSLENIECLRKFIKSRYAQSAVKVHSKTVETPQLDLKICPIYTKEVRNNHECSDLHLCKFYLIDGCSNERCKFGHNFKTKHNQKVLALHRVENLHGNEIRLICKDVRSRNSTTLPIVCRFYNRGQCNKNTSCPFLHICNFFIEDDCKFTPRCKRSHYFYDNQPSEVLRRHGLEGFSNDQLKKLIQRTFREKYLHPTTQNQDKSTASIRDPLDQEYIETKRDIHTVDFLPLEVNVSASGTFPALIKNEIAINNANGKDDSDINALSITVSGVDHSTNTDVLLRKHFSTDEGVSDIHPLKLNAIHKEIKDEKENKQNLPLIQIKQEPYEKENEHARSMQPISPNGCDEGEESKNQVISCMNPEEIKKEIDNACHHIDNELSVQEGNAAAREIIAEAGNPNNTVKYCNDVSIYENNTNGQSGYFNLEIAENKNNIDRPNIPSIRVDLGGGKHEFKLENGQWKCRSPGVTFRTVSQRIAHQLDMQLSCMRTIMLDIDKDHTLHQ; this is encoded by the exons ATGAGCCATGCGACTCTCAGCGATGTCAGCGATGGAGAATTAGAAGAAGGCGAACTAACGGTCGTGGATGAAATTGACGAGAATGGTGAATATCGAAAGCACGTTGAGATCGACAACGACAATTATGGAACTCATGATTACTGCTCAGAcgataaaaatgattttcttttaaactttgATCGAAATGACAACGTTGCTCACGTACCAACATACAGTGATAAAGCTTTTCACAGAAAAAGAAGACTGAACGTTGATCAACACTATTTGAAAAAGACAAAGAAACCAAAACCCACAAATACACCATTACGtcttaaaaatggtaaaacgTTAAAGACCAAGGTACAATATGGTGGAATTCATCGGCCTTACTCCGAGTACAGAAAACACCGAAAATCCCCGGCCCAAACGCATCCTTATAAGGGAACCAAGAATGACGCAAACATGGATTGGGAAAGGGAAATAATGCATGAAAGTACTGAAAACAATTCTGATACTTCCTATTACGAAGGTAATAACATCAATCAAACGAATGAAAGAATGATAAAACATTCGATGGAAACCCAAGCAAACAACGTGGGTAGTTTCCCGACTTATAACCGTCCAGAAATGCATGAAAATAACACATCGCCGAACCGAGAAGAGATACCGCTTTCAATTGAGAAAATAGAGCACTCATCGGaagaatttaaatgtattttgggcGAAAAGATAATGAAAATTGTCATGCAAAGTGACAGGGAAGCAGTCAAAATTCGGCGAATTTTTCAGAGATTTGCAGAGCAAAATAAGCCATCATTAGAGAATATCGAATGCTTGCGGAAGTTCATTAAAAGTAGATATGCTCAATCAGCAGTCAAAGTACACAGCAAAACTGTTGAAACGCCGCAGTTAGATTTAAAGATATGTCCGATTTATACCAAAGAAGTGAGAAACAACCACGAATGTAGCGATTTGCATTTATGCAAATTCTATTTAATTGACGGTTGTAGTAATGAGCGCTGCAAATTTGGCCACAACTTCAAAACCAAACACAACCAAAAGGTTCTGGCACTCCACAGAGTAGAAAATCTTCATGGGAATGAAATTCGACTGATATGTAAAGACGTACGTAGTCGGAACAGTACAACGTTACCAATAGTTTGTAGGTTTTACAACCGAGGACAATGCAACAAAAATACCAGTTGCCCCTTTCTGCATATTTGTAACTTTTTCATAGAAGACGACTGCAAATTCACACCGAGGTGCAAACGGAGCCACTACTTTTATGACAATCAACCGTCTGAGGTTCTCCGACGGCACGGACTAGAAGGGTTTTCCAACGATCAGTTAAAGAAATTGATTCAAAGGACATTCAGAGAGAAATATTTACATCCTACCACACAAAACCAGGATAAAAGTACTGCTAGTATTAGGGATCCACTTGACCAggaatacattgaaacaaagcGAGACATTCACACCGTCGATTTCCTACCATTGGAAGTGAATGTATCTGCTTCCGGAACGTTTCCTGCcctaattaaaaatgaaattgccATCAACAATGCCAACGGAAAAGACGATAGCGACATAAACGCTTTGAGTATAACTGTCAGTGGGGTAGACCATTCCACAAACACAGATGTTCTTCTTAGAAAGCATTTTTCCACCGATGAAGGTGTATCAGATATACACCCTCTAAAACTGAATGCAATACACAAGGAAATCAAAGATGAAAAGGAGAACAAGCAAAATTTGCCATTGattcaaattaaacaagagcCATATGAAAAGGAGAATGAGCATGCACGCTCAATGCAGCCCATCTCACCAAACGGATGTGACGAGGGTGAGGAATcaaaaaatcaagttatttcATGCATGAATccagaagaaataaaaaaggaaatagaTAACGCTTGCCACCACATTGATAATGAACTTTCTGTTCAGGAAGGCAACGCTGCCGCAAGGGAAATAATTGCAGAAGCAGGAAATCCAAACAATACTGTAAAATACTGTAATGACGTAtctatttatgaaaacaacacaAATGGACAGAGCGGTTATTTTAACTTAGAGATCGCtgagaataaaaacaacatagacAGACCGAACATACCTAGCATAAGAG TGGATCTTGGCGGCGGCAAGCATGAATTTAAGCTGGAAAACGGCCAATGGAAATGCAGAAGTCCTGGTGTCACTTTTAGGACAGTGTCCCAACGAATAGCGCACCAATTAGACATGCAACTCAGTTGCATGCGGACAATTATGTTGGATATCGACAAAGATCATACATTGCACCAATGA
- the LOC128220605 gene encoding uncharacterized protein LOC128220605 isoform X1: MKPKNKQVSFLFNNERIRSKYKSPSLTRPSRLKHATMSHATLSDVSDGELEEGELTVVDEIDENGEYRKHVEIDNDNYGTHDYCSDDKNDFLLNFDRNDNVAHVPTYSDKAFHRKRRLNVDQHYLKKTKKPKPTNTPLRLKNGKTLKTKVQYGGIHRPYSEYRKHRKSPAQTHPYKGTKNDANMDWEREIMHESTENNSDTSYYEGNNINQTNERMIKHSMETQANNVGSFPTYNRPEMHENNTSPNREEIPLSIEKIEHSSEEFKCILGEKIMKIVMQSDREAVKIRRIFQRFAEQNKPSLENIECLRKFIKSRYAQSAVKVHSKTVETPQLDLKICPIYTKEVRNNHECSDLHLCKFYLIDGCSNERCKFGHNFKTKHNQKVLALHRVENLHGNEIRLICKDVRSRNSTTLPIVCRFYNRGQCNKNTSCPFLHICNFFIEDDCKFTPRCKRSHYFYDNQPSEVLRRHGLEGFSNDQLKKLIQRTFREKYLHPTTQNQDKSTASIRDPLDQEYIETKRDIHTVDFLPLEVNVSASGTFPALIKNEIAINNANGKDDSDINALSITVSGVDHSTNTDVLLRKHFSTDEGVSDIHPLKLNAIHKEIKDEKENKQNLPLIQIKQEPYEKENEHARSMQPISPNGCDEGEESKNQVISCMNPEEIKKEIDNACHHIDNELSVQEGNAAAREIIAEAGNPNNTVKYCNDVSIYENNTNGQSGYFNLEIAENKNNIDRPNIPSIRVDLGGGKHEFKLENGQWKCRSPGVTFRTVSQRIAHQLDMQLSCMRTIMLDIDKDHTLHQ; encoded by the exons ATGAAACCCAAAAATAAACAG GTTTCTTTCTTATTTAACAATGAAAGGATAAGAAGTAAATACAAATCTCCGAGTTTGACACGACCAAGCAGACTGAAACACGCAACAATGAGCCATGCGACTCTCAGCGATGTCAGCGATGGAGAATTAGAAGAAGGCGAACTAACGGTCGTGGATGAAATTGACGAGAATGGTGAATATCGAAAGCACGTTGAGATCGACAACGACAATTATGGAACTCATGATTACTGCTCAGAcgataaaaatgattttcttttaaactttgATCGAAATGACAACGTTGCTCACGTACCAACATACAGTGATAAAGCTTTTCACAGAAAAAGAAGACTGAACGTTGATCAACACTATTTGAAAAAGACAAAGAAACCAAAACCCACAAATACACCATTACGtcttaaaaatggtaaaacgTTAAAGACCAAGGTACAATATGGTGGAATTCATCGGCCTTACTCCGAGTACAGAAAACACCGAAAATCCCCGGCCCAAACGCATCCTTATAAGGGAACCAAGAATGACGCAAACATGGATTGGGAAAGGGAAATAATGCATGAAAGTACTGAAAACAATTCTGATACTTCCTATTACGAAGGTAATAACATCAATCAAACGAATGAAAGAATGATAAAACATTCGATGGAAACCCAAGCAAACAACGTGGGTAGTTTCCCGACTTATAACCGTCCAGAAATGCATGAAAATAACACATCGCCGAACCGAGAAGAGATACCGCTTTCAATTGAGAAAATAGAGCACTCATCGGaagaatttaaatgtattttgggcGAAAAGATAATGAAAATTGTCATGCAAAGTGACAGGGAAGCAGTCAAAATTCGGCGAATTTTTCAGAGATTTGCAGAGCAAAATAAGCCATCATTAGAGAATATCGAATGCTTGCGGAAGTTCATTAAAAGTAGATATGCTCAATCAGCAGTCAAAGTACACAGCAAAACTGTTGAAACGCCGCAGTTAGATTTAAAGATATGTCCGATTTATACCAAAGAAGTGAGAAACAACCACGAATGTAGCGATTTGCATTTATGCAAATTCTATTTAATTGACGGTTGTAGTAATGAGCGCTGCAAATTTGGCCACAACTTCAAAACCAAACACAACCAAAAGGTTCTGGCACTCCACAGAGTAGAAAATCTTCATGGGAATGAAATTCGACTGATATGTAAAGACGTACGTAGTCGGAACAGTACAACGTTACCAATAGTTTGTAGGTTTTACAACCGAGGACAATGCAACAAAAATACCAGTTGCCCCTTTCTGCATATTTGTAACTTTTTCATAGAAGACGACTGCAAATTCACACCGAGGTGCAAACGGAGCCACTACTTTTATGACAATCAACCGTCTGAGGTTCTCCGACGGCACGGACTAGAAGGGTTTTCCAACGATCAGTTAAAGAAATTGATTCAAAGGACATTCAGAGAGAAATATTTACATCCTACCACACAAAACCAGGATAAAAGTACTGCTAGTATTAGGGATCCACTTGACCAggaatacattgaaacaaagcGAGACATTCACACCGTCGATTTCCTACCATTGGAAGTGAATGTATCTGCTTCCGGAACGTTTCCTGCcctaattaaaaatgaaattgccATCAACAATGCCAACGGAAAAGACGATAGCGACATAAACGCTTTGAGTATAACTGTCAGTGGGGTAGACCATTCCACAAACACAGATGTTCTTCTTAGAAAGCATTTTTCCACCGATGAAGGTGTATCAGATATACACCCTCTAAAACTGAATGCAATACACAAGGAAATCAAAGATGAAAAGGAGAACAAGCAAAATTTGCCATTGattcaaattaaacaagagcCATATGAAAAGGAGAATGAGCATGCACGCTCAATGCAGCCCATCTCACCAAACGGATGTGACGAGGGTGAGGAATcaaaaaatcaagttatttcATGCATGAATccagaagaaataaaaaaggaaatagaTAACGCTTGCCACCACATTGATAATGAACTTTCTGTTCAGGAAGGCAACGCTGCCGCAAGGGAAATAATTGCAGAAGCAGGAAATCCAAACAATACTGTAAAATACTGTAATGACGTAtctatttatgaaaacaacacaAATGGACAGAGCGGTTATTTTAACTTAGAGATCGCtgagaataaaaacaacatagacAGACCGAACATACCTAGCATAAGAG TGGATCTTGGCGGCGGCAAGCATGAATTTAAGCTGGAAAACGGCCAATGGAAATGCAGAAGTCCTGGTGTCACTTTTAGGACAGTGTCCCAACGAATAGCGCACCAATTAGACATGCAACTCAGTTGCATGCGGACAATTATGTTGGATATCGACAAAGATCATACATTGCACCAATGA